From one Lycium ferocissimum isolate CSIRO_LF1 chromosome 7, AGI_CSIRO_Lferr_CH_V1, whole genome shotgun sequence genomic stretch:
- the LOC132062406 gene encoding uncharacterized protein LOC132062406: MSAVLVREDKGMQFPIYYVSKTFASVETRYPHLEILALALITAARKLRPYFQCHPICAVTTYPLRDILHKPELSAPGQVKFLLIMTDYFSKRVEAGVYKKIREKEVIDFIYDRIICRFGIPKEIDCDNGLQFVGRKVTKFINGLKIKRNTSTHYHPNANGQAESTNKPIVQSLKKRLELAKGKWRELLPEILCAHRTATKLSTGETPFSLVYGAEALIPVEIGEPFPRYTHATEEENNEAMLVNLDLLEEHREMALIKIVAQKQRMGKYYNRQTKLRYFQVGELVLRRVTLNTKA; the protein is encoded by the exons ATGAGTGCcgttttggtccgagaagatAAAGGTATGCAATTTCCTATTTATTACGTTAGCAAGACATTTGCAAGTGTCGAGACCAGATATCCTCATCTTGAGATATTAGCTTTAGCTTTAATAACCGCCGCTAGGAAATTGAGACCTTATTTCCAGTGTCATCCTATTTGTGCTGTAACAACATATCCGTTAAGGGATATATTGCATAAGCCTGAACTCTCAG CTCCTGGTCAAGTTAAATTCCTCCTTATTATGACGGATTATTTTTCCAAACGGGTAGAAGCAGGGGTTTATAAGAAGATAAGAGAAAAGGAAGTCATCGATTTCATCTATGACCGCATCATTTGCCGGTTTGGAATTCCAAAGGAGATAGACTGTGACAACGGGCTGCAGTTTGTTGGCAGAAAGGTGACGAAGTTCATTAATGGGCTGAAGATTAAGCGGAACACATCAACTCACTATCATCCAAATGCGAATGGACAAGCCGAGTCAACAAACAAGCCAATCGTGCAGAGTTTGAAAAAGCGGTTGGAGTTGGCAAAAGGAAAATGGAGGGAGTTGCTACCAGAAATATTATGCGCGCACCGGACAGCTACGAAGCTTAGTACAGGAGAAACTCCATTTTCTCTGGTGTATGGGGCTGAAGCCTTGATACCGGTAGAAATAGGGGAGCCATTTCCAAGGTATACCCACGCAACTGAAGAGGAAAATAACGAAGCGATGCTGGTTAATTTGGACCTATTAGAGGAGCACAGAGAAATGGCTTTGATCAAGATCGTGGCTCAGAAGCAAAGGATGGGAAAGTATTATAATCGCCAGACCAAACTCAGGTATTTCCAAGTGGGAGAATTGGTCCTACGGAGGGTGACTCTTAACACCAAGGCATAG
- the LOC132062407 gene encoding uncharacterized protein LOC132062407, producing the protein MIADVFIKPYAGAKTVSARKADIFKIAQGDDELLREFVIRFQKECVHNWYESKIWVEDDKFGLPAGTTGRNRNYDRPKRNVDSDSRFGKERYQPYGRPERPRLGTDGSRGNQFKSMKSNSGNDQFISKVTLDPSRRNPNLFCDFHGTRGHRTADCRHLRDKVDQLLKNGHLKEFLDNRSRDGYGKSKGSSRHSDLGKPSHVINMIMEGTEIAGTPLMTKRTKFSITWEKKSQNIVPDEVILFTSEDADDVIIPHNDALVISVIILDCQVKRILIDPGSSVNIIRWKVVDQLSMLDRLIPPSRVINGFNLACKTMRREIILPINEGEMLKHTKFYVIDGDMSCNAIFGRPWIHDIKAVPSTLHFLLKFPIPDGIKQIRSERSAAKERFSIESWEKEEPKHEKIGTFSAKEEEVKK; encoded by the exons ATGATTGCAGATGTCTTTATTAAACCTTACGCCGGGGCAAAGACGGTATCAGCAAGGAAGGCGGATATATTTAAGATTGCTCAAGGAGATGATGAATTGCTTAGAGAATTTGTTATCCGATTCCAAAAGGAAT GCGTTCACAATTGGTACGAGTCAAAAATTTGGGTGGAGGATGACAAGTTCGGATTGCCGGCTGGAACAACTGGTCGAAATCGCAATTACGATAGACCAAAAAGGAATGTTGATTCTGATTCcagatttggaaaagaaagatatCAGCCTTATGGTCGTCCAGAGAGGCCCCGTCTGGGGACAGATGGAAGCCGTGGTAACCAGTTTAAGAGTATGAAAAGCAATTCTGGAAACGATCAGTTTATTTCGAAAGTTACTTTGG ATCCCAGTAGGAGAAATCCAAATTTATTTTGTGACTTTCATGGGACTCGTGGGCATCGAACTGCAGATTGTCGGCATCTTAGAGATAAGGTTGATCAGTTGCTGAAGAATGGACATCTGAAAGAGTTCTTGGATAATAGATCCAGGGACGGTTATGGTAAAAGCAAAGGTTCAAGTAGACATTCTGACCTTGGCAAGCCAAGTCATGTGATTAACATGATAATGGAAGGAACCGAGATCGCAGGGACACCTTTGATGACTAAAAGAACTAAATTCTCCATAACATgggaaaaaaaatctcaaaatattGTCCCAGATGAAGTAATTCTTTTTACTAGTGAAGATGCGGACGACGTTATTATTCCGCATAACGACGCCCTGGTCATCTCAGTAATAATTCTGGATTGCCAGGTTAAACGTATCCTGATCGATCCAGGAAGTTCAGTAAATATCATTCGATGGAAAGTGGTGGACCAATTATCAATGCTAGATAGACTAATACCACCATCCCGGGTTATCAATGGGTTCAACTTGGCATGCAAAACAATGAGAAGAGAGATTATACTACCAATCAATGAAGGAGAAATGCTCAAACATACCAAGTTCTATGTCATTGATGGTGATATGAGTTGCAATGCAATTTTTGGAAGGCCTTGGATACACGATATAAAGGCAGTACCTTCAACATTACATTTtcttctcaaattcccaatacCGGATGGAATCAAACAGATTCGAAGTGAGCGATCAGCGGCAAAAGAAAGGTTTTCTATTGAGTCGTGGGAGAAAGAAGAACCAAAGCACGAAAAGATAGGAACATTTTCGGCAAAAGAGGAAGAAGTTAAAAAATAG